ACCAAGCGCGCGAGCATGAGCACGCGCCGCGTCAAGACGAAGCGCGCCGGGCGCGGCGCGCGCGCGGGCCGCGCCCGGCGCAGAACGTCCAGCCGGACCATGAGCCGCGCGTCGGGGGGCCGCAGTTCCGGCCGGCGTGGCGGGGCTCGCGAAATGGACATGGCCGAAATGGAGTAGGCTCGCGTAGCCGCGGGCGAAGCCGCGAGACGCAGGGGCCGCGGCTTCGCCCCGCTCGCCTGATCTCGCGGGTGACGGCCTTGCCAGCCCGGCCGCCCCCATCTAGACTTGACAGGCCATGGACGACGCGCTCGAGCGCTTGCTCCGCCAGCAGGTCGCCCGCTTCACGGATCGGCGCGGTGACTGGGACGCCTTTGCCGACGCGCGCGTCGAAGGGTTCCGTCGCGCCCAGCATCGCTTCATCGGAAGCGGGGCCTCGGGCAAGGCCGACGCCTCGGTCGTTCCGGCCCAGCACTTCACGCTCAGCGTGATGTTCGTGCCCCCCGGGCAGGGCAATGCCGCGCATACGCACGAGGTGGAGGAAGTGTTCTTCATCCTCGAGGGCAAGGTCCTGGTGTTCATCGAGGACGGCGCGGGCGGACGCGCGGAGACCGTGCTGGGTCCGTGGGATTGCATCTCCTGCCCGGCGAATGTCATCCACGGCTTCCAGAACGTGGGGCTCGAGCCCGCCTATCTCCAGGTGATGCTGGGCAAGGCCAAGCCCGACCTCATGACCTACGCCGATGCCTCGCTCCAGTCTCGCCGCGACGAGCATCTGCAGTCCGCGCGGCCCCCCGCCTAGCCGGCGTCGTCCGCTCCCCGTGCTCGTCGGCTCGTCCCCGAAGCGCAAGGAAGACGCCCGCCTCGTCACCGGTCGCGGCCGCTATGTCGACGATCTCTCGATGCCCGGGCTGCTCCATCTCGCCCTGGCGCGCAGCCCGCACGCGCACGCGCGCATCGTGAGCATCGACCGCGCCCCCGCGCTCGCGGTGAACGGTGTCGTGGCCGTGCTCACGCGCGAGGACATGCCGGAGCTGGCCGCCTCGATCCCGCCTCTCGTGCCGGAGCCGCGCGGCCGCGCCTACGTGAATCCGGCGCTCGCGGCCGGCCGGGTACGCCACGTGGGCGAGGCGGTGGCCATCGTGGTGGCGGTGGATCCCTATGTGGCTGCCGACGCCGTCGAGCGGCTGCCGATCGAGTACGAGGCGCTGCCGGCGGCGGTGACGGTGGATGCGGCCGCCGCGCCGGGTGCGCCCCGTGTCACCGAGGAGTGGCCCGACAACGTGGCCAGCGTGAGCGCGGGCGCGACCGGCGATCCGGCGCGGGGCTTCGCCGAGGCCGACGTGGTCGTGAGCGCGCGCCTCGCGTATCCGCGTGTGGCGGGGATGCCGCTGGAGACGCGCGGGGTACTCGCGGCGGTCGACCCGATCGCCGGGGACCTCACCGTGTGGACCTCGACGCAGGTGCCGTTCGCCGTGCGTGCCGCCATCGCGCCAGTGGTCGGCCTGCCCGAGGAGCGGATCCGCGTGCTCGCGCCCGATATCGGCGGGGGATTCGGCGTGAAGGGGCATGTGTACGCCGAGGACATGCTGGTCCCCGCGGTGGCGCGCCGGCTGGGGCGCCCCGTCAAGTGGGTGGAGACCCGGCACGAGCATTTCCTGTCCGCCGCCGCCGATCGCGATCAAGCGCACGAGGCGCGGCTCGGCGTGACCCGTGACGGCCGCATCGTGGCCCTGGAGACCGCGTTCACGCGCGACCACGGCGTCGCGCCCGTGCTCGGCGAGGCCATCACGCTGAACACGATCAACCATCTGCCCGGGCCGTATCGGGTCCCGCACTATCGCGGGAGCGGCCGCAACGTCCTCACTCACAAGACCTTCGCAGCGGCCTACCGCGGCGCGGGGCGGCCCGAGGCGGCGTTCGTGCTCGACCGCCTGCTCGATCGCGCCGCACGCGCCCTCGCCATGGACCCCGCCGAGCTCCGGCGGCGCAACCTGATCTGTCCGGAGGACATGCCGTGCCCGACCGGGCTCACCTACCGTGACGGCGCGCCGATCATCTACGACCCGGCGGACTATCCGGCGGCCTTCGAGCGCCTCCTCACGACCCTGGACTACGCGGGCTGGCGGGCCAAGCAGCCGGCGCGGCGCGGGAGCACGCGCCCCATCGGCATCGGGCTCAGCGCGTACGTCGAGGGCACCGGGCTCGGTCCCTTCGAGGGCGCGGACGTGAGGGTCGATCCCGAGGGCACGATCTTCGTGGATCTCGGGGTGTGCGCCCAGGGGCAAGGGCACGAGACCACGCTGGCCCAGATCTGCGCCGACGCGCTGGGCGCGCCGCTCGAATCCGTGGTGGTGCGCGGCGGCGACACGCGGCTCGTGGGCTTCGGCATGGGGACGATCGCCAGCCGCGTGGCCGCGGTCGCCGGCCCCGCGGTGGCGCGCTCGGCAGGAGAGGTCGCCGCGCGCGCGCGACTCGTCGCGGGCGAGATGCTCGAGTGCGCACCGGAAGACGTGGTCCTGGCCGAGGGTCGCGTGCACGTCAAGGGCCTGCCGGGGCGCAGCCTCTCGCTCGGCCAGGTGGCGCGGGCGGCGGTGCGCAGCCCCGCCTTGGCGGGGACGGGGACGCCGGGGCTCGGCGCGTGCGCCTTCTTCTATCCGGGCACGGTGACGTGGGCGTTCGGCGTGCAGGGCGCCGTCGTCGAGGTGGACGTCGAGGACGGGCGCGTGCAGCTCCTCGCCTATGCGGCGCTACACGATTGCGGACGGCCCATCAATCCCGCGATCGTGGAGGGCCAGCTCCACGGCGGGCTCGCCCAGGGGATCGGCACGGCGCTGGGCGAGGCCCTGCTCTACGACGAGTCCGGGCAGCTTCTCACCGGGACCTTCATGGACTATCCCCTGCCGCGCGCCGACGAGCTGCCCGCGTTCGACGTGACCCACATGGACTTTCCCTCGAGCGTCAATCCGCTGGGGATCAAGGGCGTCGGCGAGAGCGGCGTGATCGCGCCCGCCGCCGCCATCGCCAACGCGGTGGAGGATGCTCTCGCCGACCGCGGGGTCCGGATCGATCGGGTTCCCCTCACGCCGGCGCGAGTCCACGAGCTCCTCCGCAATCCTTGATAGAATCCGACCCATGCGG
The Candidatus Methylomirabilota bacterium genome window above contains:
- a CDS encoding cupin domain-containing protein translates to MDDALERLLRQQVARFTDRRGDWDAFADARVEGFRRAQHRFIGSGASGKADASVVPAQHFTLSVMFVPPGQGNAAHTHEVEEVFFILEGKVLVFIEDGAGGRAETVLGPWDCISCPANVIHGFQNVGLEPAYLQVMLGKAKPDLMTYADASLQSRRDEHLQSARPPA
- a CDS encoding xanthine dehydrogenase family protein molybdopterin-binding subunit translates to MLVGSSPKRKEDARLVTGRGRYVDDLSMPGLLHLALARSPHAHARIVSIDRAPALAVNGVVAVLTREDMPELAASIPPLVPEPRGRAYVNPALAAGRVRHVGEAVAIVVAVDPYVAADAVERLPIEYEALPAAVTVDAAAAPGAPRVTEEWPDNVASVSAGATGDPARGFAEADVVVSARLAYPRVAGMPLETRGVLAAVDPIAGDLTVWTSTQVPFAVRAAIAPVVGLPEERIRVLAPDIGGGFGVKGHVYAEDMLVPAVARRLGRPVKWVETRHEHFLSAAADRDQAHEARLGVTRDGRIVALETAFTRDHGVAPVLGEAITLNTINHLPGPYRVPHYRGSGRNVLTHKTFAAAYRGAGRPEAAFVLDRLLDRAARALAMDPAELRRRNLICPEDMPCPTGLTYRDGAPIIYDPADYPAAFERLLTTLDYAGWRAKQPARRGSTRPIGIGLSAYVEGTGLGPFEGADVRVDPEGTIFVDLGVCAQGQGHETTLAQICADALGAPLESVVVRGGDTRLVGFGMGTIASRVAAVAGPAVARSAGEVAARARLVAGEMLECAPEDVVLAEGRVHVKGLPGRSLSLGQVARAAVRSPALAGTGTPGLGACAFFYPGTVTWAFGVQGAVVEVDVEDGRVQLLAYAALHDCGRPINPAIVEGQLHGGLAQGIGTALGEALLYDESGQLLTGTFMDYPLPRADELPAFDVTHMDFPSSVNPLGIKGVGESGVIAPAAAIANAVEDALADRGVRIDRVPLTPARVHELLRNP